The following are from one region of the Haliaeetus albicilla chromosome 24, bHalAlb1.1, whole genome shotgun sequence genome:
- the JAGN1 gene encoding protein jagunal homolog 1: MASRGGPRATGTDGSDFQHRERVASHYQMSVALKSEIKKLIYTHVGIWLLLLAQMCVGHLKLLPHDQVAMPYQWEYPYLLSILPSLLGLLSFPRNNISYLVLSMISTGLFSVAPLIYGAMEMFPMAQQLYRHGKAYRFIFGFSAVSVMYLVVVVAAQVHGWQLYYSKKLLDSWFTSTQEKKKK, encoded by the exons ATGGCCTCCCGCGGGGGTCCCCGCGCCACCGGCACCGACGGCAGCGACTTCCAGCACCGGGAGCGCGTGGCCTCGCACTACCAGATGAG CGTGGCCCTCAAGTCGGAGATCAAGAAGCTGATCTACACGCATGTGGGcatctggctgctgctgctggcccagATGTGCGTGGGGCACCTCAAGCTGCTGCCCCACGACCAGGTGGCCATGCCCTACCAGTGGGAGTACCCCTACCTGCTCAGCATCCTGCCGTCCCTCCTGggtctcctctccttcccccgCAACAACATCAGCTACCTGGTGCTCTCCATGATCAGCACCGGCCTCTTCTCTGTGGCTCCCCTCATTTATGGGGCCATGGAGATGTTCCCCATGGCGCAGCAGCTCTATCGTCACGGCAAAGCTTACCGCTTCATCTTCGGCTTCTCTGCTGTCTCCGTCATGTacctggtggtggtggtggccgCCCAGGTGCACGGCTGGCAGCTCTACTACAGCAAGAAGCTGCTGGACTCCTGGTTCACCAGCACgcaggagaagaagaagaaatga